The following are encoded in a window of Solidesulfovibrio magneticus RS-1 genomic DNA:
- a CDS encoding helix-turn-helix domain-containing protein has product MTTEHETTDTPKPVPREVAWLVEEGYSPIRAWREHLGVTREELGRRLEVSPAAVTQMEARKSRPRAATLKKIAAVLAIDWELLRAK; this is encoded by the coding sequence ATGACAACGGAACACGAAACCACGGACACCCCAAAGCCCGTGCCGCGCGAAGTGGCCTGGCTGGTGGAGGAAGGCTATTCGCCCATCCGGGCCTGGCGGGAACACCTGGGCGTGACCCGGGAGGAGCTTGGCCGCCGGCTGGAGGTGTCGCCGGCCGCCGTGACCCAGATGGAGGCCCGCAAAAGCCGGCCGCGCGCGGCGACGCTCAAAAAGATCGCGGCGGTGCTGGCCATCGACTGGGAACTGCTTCGGGCCAAATAG
- a CDS encoding DUF4239 domain-containing protein, with protein sequence MYSDLRYIAVFLAGVAAALILLRLARRRIACPLSLSQRNLFSTNFGFFTTLYTFFLGFAVVSLWQTYNGADTAITDETDLLVVECRLSQSLPDSDGFRRALLRYTEAVRDPGWAMMRDGEASDGAGKLYDVVWDELRALAPAPDSHVQAIYTLMLSRLIDCNKLRHQRLLLIDGSLYTPIWIIIYLGVAFTLIGFYFIETGNKPADRFFIAMMLAMLVGNIFLLYELDTPFSGVICLDPDKFTQAAQAIRALGGL encoded by the coding sequence GTGTACAGCGATCTGCGCTATATCGCCGTCTTCCTGGCCGGGGTGGCGGCGGCCTTGATCCTGCTGCGGCTGGCGCGTCGGCGCATCGCCTGCCCCTTGAGCCTGTCCCAGCGCAACCTGTTCAGCACCAATTTCGGTTTTTTCACCACCCTGTACACCTTTTTCCTGGGCTTCGCCGTGGTCTCCCTGTGGCAGACCTACAACGGCGCGGACACGGCCATCACCGACGAGACCGACCTGCTGGTGGTGGAGTGCCGCCTATCCCAGTCCCTGCCGGACTCGGACGGTTTCCGCCGGGCCTTGCTGCGCTATACCGAGGCCGTGCGCGATCCGGGCTGGGCCATGATGCGCGACGGCGAGGCGTCGGACGGCGCGGGAAAGCTCTATGACGTGGTCTGGGACGAGTTGCGCGCCCTGGCCCCGGCCCCGGACAGCCACGTTCAGGCTATTTATACGCTCATGTTGTCGCGACTGATCGATTGCAACAAGCTGCGCCACCAGCGGCTGCTGCTCATCGACGGCAGCCTGTATACGCCCATCTGGATCATCATCTACCTCGGCGTGGCCTTCACCCTGATTGGGTTTTATTTCATCGAGACCGGCAACAAGCCGGCCGACCGTTTTTTTATCGCCATGATGCTGGCCATGCTCGTCGGCAATATTTTTCTGCTCTATGAACTCGACACGCCCTTTTCCGGGGTCATCTGCCTGGACCCGGACAAGTTTACCCAGGCCGCCCAGGCCATCCGCGCCCTGGGCGGCCTGTAG
- a CDS encoding LysR family transcriptional regulator, producing the protein MEYYHLRTFVAVAEEEHLTRAAERLNASLPAVSAHIRGLEEELGVALFSRTPKGMRLTAEGRALLEEAREALRGLEAVRRRAGALRQDVTGVVRLGLNNEAARLHVPEILAVMTRRHPGVELHLVNSSSPRILDNVRLGRLDVGFIYDNIIEGGHEVAVTPLEEVPMAVVGPTSWSERVRQADWDELAGLPWVWFSERCPFQYLLESSFSRRGLPINKVMVGDNDATLRTLVAAGVGLTLLRRDDALEAAAAGEACVWPWEGMALGLALVHRRERAADRCIEAVAEAVAEVWGLPARKR; encoded by the coding sequence GTGGAATACTATCACCTGCGCACCTTCGTGGCCGTGGCCGAGGAGGAGCATCTCACCCGGGCGGCCGAGCGGCTAAACGCCAGCCTGCCGGCGGTCAGCGCCCACATCCGGGGTCTGGAAGAGGAACTCGGGGTGGCGCTTTTTTCGCGTACGCCCAAGGGGATGCGTCTGACGGCCGAGGGCCGGGCGCTTCTGGAAGAGGCCCGGGAGGCCTTGCGCGGCCTGGAAGCCGTGCGGCGGCGGGCCGGAGCCTTGCGCCAGGACGTGACGGGCGTGGTGCGGCTGGGACTCAATAACGAAGCCGCGCGCCTGCATGTGCCGGAGATTTTGGCCGTCATGACCCGGCGGCATCCGGGGGTAGAGCTGCATCTGGTCAATTCCAGTTCGCCGCGCATCCTCGACAATGTGCGCCTGGGCCGGCTTGATGTCGGTTTCATCTACGACAACATCATTGAGGGCGGCCACGAGGTGGCGGTCACGCCCCTGGAAGAGGTGCCCATGGCCGTGGTGGGGCCGACCTCCTGGTCCGAGCGGGTGCGCCAGGCCGATTGGGACGAACTGGCCGGTCTGCCCTGGGTGTGGTTTTCCGAGCGCTGTCCGTTCCAGTATCTGCTCGAATCCTCGTTTTCACGCCGGGGACTGCCCATCAACAAGGTGATGGTGGGCGACAACGACGCCACGCTGCGCACGTTGGTCGCGGCCGGCGTCGGGTTGACCTTGCTGCGCCGCGACGACGCCCTGGAGGCGGCGGCGGCCGGGGAGGCCTGCGTGTGGCCATGGGAAGGCATGGCCTTGGGACTGGCCCTGGTCCATCGCCGGGAACGGGCGGCGGACCGGTGCATCGAAGCGGTGGCCGAAGCCGTGGCCGAGGTCTGGGGACTCCCGGCCCGGAAACGTTAG
- a CDS encoding YbhB/YbcL family Raf kinase inhibitor-like protein gives MPQTLTLTSPAFAHMGRIPDRYAAAGADLSPPLLFAGVPAGAASLALVCDDPDAVSGVFDHFVLYNLSPATPGLPEGLPGVPRHADGSLSGLNGWGRLGYAGPQPPSGIHRYVFTLYALDAVLALPPGVAKKDLLRAAKGHILASATLIGRYGRE, from the coding sequence ATGCCCCAGACGCTGACGCTCACCTCGCCGGCCTTTGCCCATATGGGCCGGATTCCCGACCGCTACGCCGCCGCCGGGGCGGACTTGTCGCCGCCGTTGCTGTTTGCCGGTGTGCCGGCCGGCGCGGCCAGCCTGGCGCTGGTGTGCGACGATCCCGACGCCGTTTCCGGCGTGTTCGACCACTTCGTGCTGTATAATCTCTCGCCGGCCACCCCGGGCCTGCCCGAGGGCCTGCCGGGCGTGCCCCGTCATGCCGACGGCAGCCTGTCCGGGCTCAACGGCTGGGGACGCCTCGGCTACGCCGGGCCGCAACCGCCATCGGGCATCCACCGCTACGTTTTCACCCTCTACGCCCTGGACGCCGTCCTCGCCCTGCCGCCCGGGGTTGCCAAGAAAGATCTCCTGCGCGCCGCCAAGGGCCACATCCTGGCCTCGGCCACCCTCATTGGCCGCTACGGCCGGGAGTAA
- a CDS encoding class II fructose-bisphosphate aldolase, with translation MTKTDMTAFNQALAVGRPPNVKTLFPHSRALLVSGKAVDRAMLKKGQAMTIAANSRSNAVLRGALLAAQKADAAVILEIARSESTYCNVTMWNIARQADQAMNELGITVPVAIHADHYGIKKPGDVAEALAEIPTLFEAGITSIAIDASHLPDEENLLANIALAPVVPGWAGYETEVGEIKGKSGLSTPDEALFLIRGLNANGIHPDWIALNNGTTHGIEASATGIQVELTAEIHQALAPYGISGAQHGTSGNSSDKLKQIASLTRTTKANVATALQMIAWGVAVNDYGNAVLDAAGAFTKEPGKGLDEALWAEMVAYAGAKGIKAGDYKKLNAVFENKILGQPKAIRDRMAGAVAEFVAWLLTDVFNAAGTAPLAVEALVAAGSHDLGPKAGVIENPAEWTREKILERAKSLSRDKGPEGDFDD, from the coding sequence ATGACCAAGACGGATATGACCGCCTTCAACCAAGCCCTGGCCGTTGGCCGCCCGCCCAACGTCAAGACCCTTTTCCCCCATTCCCGGGCGCTTCTCGTCAGCGGCAAAGCCGTGGACCGGGCCATGCTCAAAAAGGGCCAGGCCATGACCATCGCCGCCAACTCCCGCAGCAACGCCGTGCTGCGCGGGGCCTTGCTCGCCGCCCAGAAGGCCGACGCCGCCGTCATCCTGGAGATCGCCCGGTCGGAGTCCACCTACTGCAACGTCACCATGTGGAACATCGCCCGGCAGGCCGACCAGGCCATGAACGAACTGGGCATCACCGTGCCCGTGGCCATCCATGCCGACCACTACGGCATCAAGAAGCCCGGCGACGTGGCCGAGGCCCTGGCCGAAATCCCGACGCTGTTCGAGGCCGGCATCACCTCCATCGCCATTGACGCCTCCCACCTGCCCGACGAGGAGAACCTCCTGGCCAACATCGCCCTGGCTCCCGTGGTCCCGGGCTGGGCCGGCTACGAGACGGAAGTGGGCGAGATCAAGGGCAAGTCCGGCCTGTCCACCCCGGACGAGGCCCTGTTCCTCATCCGGGGGCTCAATGCCAACGGCATCCACCCGGACTGGATTGCGCTGAATAACGGCACCACCCACGGCATCGAGGCCTCGGCCACGGGCATCCAGGTGGAGCTGACCGCCGAGATCCATCAGGCCCTGGCCCCCTACGGCATTTCCGGGGCCCAGCACGGCACCTCGGGCAACTCCTCGGACAAGCTCAAGCAGATCGCCAGCCTAACCCGCACCACCAAGGCCAACGTGGCCACGGCCCTGCAGATGATCGCCTGGGGCGTGGCCGTCAACGACTACGGCAACGCCGTGCTGGACGCGGCCGGGGCCTTCACCAAGGAGCCGGGCAAGGGCCTGGACGAGGCGCTGTGGGCCGAGATGGTGGCCTACGCCGGAGCCAAGGGCATCAAGGCCGGCGACTACAAGAAGCTCAACGCCGTGTTTGAAAACAAGATCCTGGGCCAGCCCAAGGCCATCCGCGACCGCATGGCCGGAGCCGTGGCCGAGTTCGTGGCCTGGCTTTTGACCGACGTCTTTAACGCCGCCGGCACCGCGCCCCTGGCCGTGGAAGCCCTGGTGGCCGCCGGTTCCCATGACCTTGGCCCCAAGGCCGGCGTCATCGAGAATCCGGCCGAATGGACCCGGGAAAAGATCCTGGAGCGGGCCAAGTCCCTGTCCCGCGACAAGGGCCCCGAAGGCGACTTCGACGATTAA
- a CDS encoding DMT family transporter yields MSGYLYVLGAAALWGLIGPLSKLSFAAGMDTVEVAFWRTTLAWFFFAAQALRARETRIAPRDLPAVAGFGVAGIAGLFGAYVVAVEAGGAALASVLLYTAPAWVAVMSWLFLKEPMGGYKIAAVAATIVGVAGVSCGDGTSAVNGRAIFFGLLSGVTYALYYIFGKYYLGRYKTPTLFLYALPVGSLTLLPFVHFTRPTLAGALPCIVLALCSTYGAYSLYYAGLKRLEATRAAVVATLEPVMAAILAYALFGERFGVVGYLGSALIIASVLATIWDGARERLRAPLPRGSGN; encoded by the coding sequence ATGTCGGGCTATCTCTACGTTCTGGGAGCCGCCGCCTTGTGGGGGCTGATCGGGCCGCTGTCCAAGCTGTCGTTCGCCGCCGGCATGGACACGGTGGAAGTGGCCTTCTGGCGCACCACCCTGGCCTGGTTTTTTTTCGCCGCCCAGGCCCTGCGCGCCCGGGAAACGCGCATCGCGCCCCGGGACCTGCCGGCCGTGGCCGGTTTTGGCGTGGCCGGCATCGCCGGGCTTTTCGGGGCCTATGTCGTGGCCGTGGAAGCCGGCGGCGCGGCCCTGGCCTCGGTGCTGCTCTACACCGCCCCGGCCTGGGTGGCCGTCATGTCGTGGCTGTTTCTCAAGGAACCCATGGGCGGCTACAAGATCGCGGCCGTGGCCGCCACCATCGTCGGCGTGGCCGGGGTGAGCTGCGGCGACGGAACCTCCGCCGTCAACGGCCGGGCCATTTTCTTCGGCCTGCTTTCGGGCGTCACCTATGCCCTGTACTACATCTTCGGCAAATACTACCTGGGCCGCTACAAGACGCCCACGCTGTTTCTTTACGCCCTGCCCGTGGGGTCGCTGACCCTTTTGCCCTTTGTCCACTTCACCCGCCCGACCCTGGCCGGGGCGCTGCCCTGCATCGTCCTGGCCCTGTGCTCCACCTACGGGGCCTATTCGCTCTATTACGCCGGCTTAAAACGCCTGGAAGCCACCCGGGCGGCCGTGGTGGCCACCCTGGAACCAGTCATGGCCGCGATTTTGGCCTACGCCCTTTTCGGCGAACGCTTCGGCGTCGTCGGCTATCTCGGTTCGGCGCTTATCATCGCCTCGGTGCTGGCCACCATCTGGGACGGCGCGCGCGAGCGGCTGCGCGCCCCCCTGCCCCGGGGGAGCGGAAACTAA
- a CDS encoding flagellar protein FlaG yields the protein MSDSVTTPPLGATAPAQTAPQRTALAPVAERKIEEHAAASTVREIQAAFPDRSIALRIDEATQIVQTLVRDDATGKLLRELPDEEWLRLVVKLRAFAAEAILDKSV from the coding sequence ATGAGCGACAGCGTGACCACTCCCCCTCTTGGGGCGACTGCCCCGGCCCAGACCGCCCCGCAACGGACGGCCTTGGCTCCTGTGGCCGAACGCAAGATCGAGGAGCACGCCGCCGCGTCCACGGTGCGCGAAATCCAGGCCGCCTTTCCCGACCGCAGCATCGCCCTGCGCATCGACGAGGCCACCCAGATCGTCCAGACCCTGGTGCGCGACGACGCCACAGGCAAACTGTTGCGTGAACTCCCCGACGAAGAATGGCTGCGCCTGGTGGTCAAGCTTCGGGCCTTTGCCGCCGAGGCCATCCTGGACAAGTCCGTCTAG
- a CDS encoding sensor histidine kinase, whose product MPTAKQPFRPFPVGRGLALIALALALYVVLGWLVVAANRNAAAIRDVVLEADNAVSDIQAAAGEMRALALVVAARGDDAAAVAYRQQADIAVQSLRELRHLVDASPGLADVAAIAAHLPKLMTIQAQALELADQGRTDAAWDMLHGRDYESLLAELHLCLTTCQASVKAGLDALLATQAGHARTGLAAIAVATPILALGSLLLLRRAARVSRANDEARSELAASERRFRGTFELAAVGIAHVGLDGRFLRVNARFRDITGYDVVEFDRLDFAAITYPDDLDADLERVSDLLSGRLATYSMDKRYVRKDGSLVWITLTVSLVRDDDGAPLFFISVIADVSARKAAEAAARDNAAAVRELLDAASDRVVVADASGQVLAVNAAAAAGLGLPGEAIVGKTFAEVFPGKVGENRLAQLRRAVELGRRMRFTDERAGILFDIIAAPLPTPADALPRAALFARDATAMIQARQAAEAASQAKSDFLANVSHELRTPLNGIIGMGQVLAASNLDPDQRQCLADIEQAAGALLHLVENLLDLSRLESEKLALDNQPFVLSSILQGVEATLAPLAQEKGLELSAAVAGDVPELLYGDGGKLRQALLNLGGNAVKFTPAGSVTIEAYCAKPCVLAGPEGETVEVGFAVRDTGIGIAKADQERIFERFTQVDASSTRRFGGTGLGLAISRGLIEAMGGELAVDSEHGQGSVFRFCLRFGLVPEDEATAPDRPF is encoded by the coding sequence ATGCCCACGGCCAAGCAACCCTTTCGCCCCTTTCCCGTCGGTCGCGGTCTGGCCCTTATTGCCCTGGCCCTGGCCCTCTACGTCGTCCTGGGCTGGCTGGTGGTGGCCGCCAACCGCAACGCCGCCGCCATCCGCGACGTGGTGCTGGAAGCCGACAACGCCGTGTCCGACATCCAGGCCGCGGCCGGTGAGATGCGCGCCCTGGCCCTGGTCGTGGCGGCGCGGGGCGACGACGCCGCCGCCGTAGCCTACCGCCAACAAGCCGATATCGCCGTCCAAAGCCTTCGGGAATTGCGCCATCTGGTCGATGCCTCGCCCGGGTTGGCCGACGTTGCCGCCATTGCGGCGCATCTGCCCAAGCTCATGACCATCCAGGCCCAGGCCCTGGAACTGGCCGACCAGGGGCGCACCGACGCGGCCTGGGACATGCTCCACGGCAGGGACTACGAAAGCCTTCTGGCCGAGCTCCATCTTTGCCTGACCACCTGCCAGGCGTCGGTCAAGGCTGGTCTGGACGCCCTGCTGGCCACCCAGGCCGGACATGCCCGAACGGGCCTGGCGGCCATCGCCGTGGCCACGCCCATCCTGGCCCTGGGGAGCCTGCTGCTCCTGCGTCGGGCAGCCCGGGTCTCCCGGGCCAACGACGAGGCCCGCTCCGAACTGGCCGCCTCGGAACGCCGCTTTCGGGGCACCTTCGAACTGGCCGCCGTAGGCATCGCCCATGTAGGGCTTGACGGCCGGTTCCTGCGCGTCAACGCCCGGTTCCGGGACATTACCGGCTACGACGTAGTCGAATTTGACCGCCTCGATTTCGCTGCCATCACCTACCCCGACGACCTGGACGCCGACCTGGAACGCGTGAGCGACCTCCTGTCCGGACGGCTGGCCACCTACTCCATGGACAAGCGCTACGTGCGCAAGGACGGCTCCCTGGTCTGGATCACCCTGACCGTGTCCCTGGTGCGTGACGACGACGGCGCGCCGCTTTTCTTCATCAGCGTCATCGCCGACGTCTCCGCCCGCAAGGCGGCCGAGGCCGCCGCCCGGGACAACGCCGCCGCCGTGCGCGAACTCCTCGACGCCGCCTCGGACCGGGTAGTGGTCGCCGACGCCTCGGGCCAGGTCCTGGCCGTCAACGCCGCCGCGGCCGCCGGCCTCGGGCTGCCCGGCGAGGCCATCGTGGGCAAGACCTTTGCCGAGGTTTTCCCGGGCAAGGTCGGCGAGAACCGTCTGGCCCAGCTGCGCCGGGCCGTGGAACTCGGCCGGCGGATGCGGTTCACCGACGAGCGGGCCGGCATCCTCTTCGACATCATCGCCGCCCCGCTGCCCACGCCGGCTGACGCCCTGCCTCGGGCCGCCCTGTTCGCCCGCGACGCCACGGCCATGATCCAGGCCAGACAAGCGGCCGAAGCGGCCAGTCAGGCCAAGAGCGATTTTTTAGCCAACGTCAGCCACGAGCTGCGCACGCCCTTAAACGGCATCATCGGCATGGGCCAGGTGCTGGCCGCCTCAAACCTCGACCCGGACCAGCGCCAATGCCTGGCCGACATTGAGCAGGCCGCCGGCGCGCTGTTGCATCTTGTCGAAAATCTTCTCGACCTGTCGCGCCTGGAGTCGGAAAAGCTCGCCCTGGACAACCAGCCCTTTGTCCTGTCGTCCATCCTTCAGGGCGTGGAAGCCACCCTGGCTCCCTTGGCCCAGGAAAAAGGCCTGGAGCTGTCAGCGGCCGTCGCCGGAGACGTGCCGGAGCTTTTGTACGGCGACGGCGGCAAGCTTCGCCAGGCGCTCCTGAACCTTGGCGGCAACGCCGTGAAGTTCACGCCGGCAGGCTCGGTGACCATCGAGGCCTACTGCGCCAAGCCGTGCGTGCTGGCCGGCCCGGAAGGGGAAACGGTGGAAGTGGGGTTTGCCGTGCGCGACACCGGCATCGGCATCGCCAAGGCGGATCAGGAGCGGATTTTCGAGCGTTTCACCCAGGTGGACGCCTCGTCCACCCGGCGTTTCGGCGGCACCGGACTGGGGCTGGCCATCAGCCGGGGGCTCATTGAGGCCATGGGCGGGGAACTGGCCGTGGACAGCGAACACGGACAGGGCAGCGTGTTCCGGTTTTGCCTGCGCTTCGGGCTTGTGCCCGAGGACGAGGCTACTGCCCCAGATAGGCCTTTCTGA
- a CDS encoding ABC transporter ATP-binding protein produces MAAILELEGVCAHYGRIQALRDVSLRVEEGEVVTIIGANGAGKSTTLMTICGIVRATAGEVRYAGESIRDKRPDQLPALGLCQVPEGRRIFPRLTVQENLDMGAFLRRDADEIEADLGMVFRLFPVLHERRKQHGGTLSGGEQQMLAIARALMGRPRMLLLDEPSLGLSPMISQHIFRIIRNVNEERGMTVLLVEQNANMALKLADRAYVMETGAVVMEDDAAALRENADIRKAYLGQ; encoded by the coding sequence GTGGCCGCTATTTTGGAGCTTGAGGGCGTGTGCGCCCACTACGGCCGCATCCAGGCCCTGCGCGACGTGTCGCTGCGGGTGGAGGAAGGCGAGGTCGTCACCATCATCGGGGCCAACGGCGCGGGCAAGTCCACCACGCTCATGACCATCTGCGGCATCGTGCGGGCCACGGCCGGCGAGGTGCGTTACGCCGGGGAGTCCATCCGCGACAAGCGCCCGGACCAGCTGCCGGCCCTGGGCCTGTGCCAGGTGCCCGAGGGACGCCGCATCTTTCCGCGGCTTACCGTCCAGGAAAACCTCGACATGGGCGCGTTCTTGCGCCGCGACGCCGACGAGATCGAGGCCGATCTAGGCATGGTGTTTCGGCTCTTCCCGGTGCTCCATGAGCGGCGCAAGCAGCACGGCGGGACGCTCTCTGGCGGCGAGCAGCAGATGCTGGCCATCGCCCGGGCGCTCATGGGGAGGCCGCGCATGTTGCTTTTGGACGAGCCGTCCTTGGGGCTGTCGCCCATGATCTCCCAGCATATCTTCCGCATCATCCGCAACGTCAACGAGGAGCGCGGCATGACCGTGCTGCTGGTGGAGCAAAACGCCAACATGGCGCTCAAATTGGCCGACCGGGCCTACGTCATGGAGACCGGCGCGGTGGTCATGGAAGACGACGCGGCGGCGCTGCGGGAAAACGCCGACATCAGAAAGGCCTATCTGGGGCAGTAG
- a CDS encoding ABC transporter permease subunit, with product MTRGSRKSWQYFGLGLAWFYLLLWPLLGIRDGELHFADAFAVWLRVAVGATICFVLYRLGKAGRLDGVLSPLAAARDAVGDALGRAPRWMLLAPVIVFALAYPMLTNRYAQDVAINVLVYICLGLGLNVVVGLCGLLDLGYIAFYGVGAYTYALLSVHYSVPFWVCLPICAIFAAVAGCFIGYPTLRMRGDYLAIVTLGFGEIVRIVINNWMALTGGPNGILGIKSPGIYIPHFVDGSFSFEYLLLRKLEYLYYIILALAAFTIVAVHRINFSRIGRAFEAIREDETAAELMGVDTFRFKLLAYALGAVFGGLAGAFFAARMRFVSPESFTFIESAMVLAMVVLGGMGSIPGVILGALALVALPEAFREFELYRMLAFGGAMAVMMLVRPAGLWPAARMGKRSDDTE from the coding sequence ATGACACGCGGGTCTAGGAAATCCTGGCAGTATTTCGGCCTGGGCCTGGCCTGGTTCTACCTGCTCCTGTGGCCGCTTCTGGGCATCCGTGACGGCGAGCTGCATTTCGCCGACGCCTTTGCCGTCTGGCTGCGGGTGGCCGTGGGCGCGACCATCTGCTTCGTGCTCTACCGCCTGGGCAAGGCCGGCCGCCTCGATGGGGTCCTGAGTCCCCTGGCCGCCGCCCGGGACGCCGTGGGCGACGCCCTGGGTCGCGCGCCGCGCTGGATGCTGCTGGCCCCGGTCATCGTCTTCGCCCTGGCCTATCCCATGCTCACCAACCGCTATGCCCAGGACGTGGCGATCAACGTTCTGGTCTACATCTGCCTGGGCCTGGGCCTCAACGTGGTCGTGGGGCTGTGCGGCCTGCTCGACCTGGGCTACATCGCCTTTTATGGTGTTGGGGCCTACACCTACGCGCTGCTCTCGGTGCACTATTCCGTGCCGTTCTGGGTCTGCCTGCCCATCTGCGCCATCTTTGCCGCCGTGGCCGGCTGTTTCATCGGCTACCCGACGCTGCGGATGCGCGGCGACTATCTGGCCATCGTGACCCTGGGGTTCGGCGAGATCGTGCGCATCGTCATCAACAACTGGATGGCCTTGACCGGCGGCCCCAACGGCATCCTCGGCATCAAGTCCCCGGGTATCTACATCCCGCATTTCGTGGACGGCTCCTTTTCGTTTGAGTACCTGCTGCTGCGCAAGCTCGAATACCTCTACTACATCATCCTGGCCCTGGCCGCGTTTACCATCGTGGCCGTGCACCGCATCAACTTCTCGCGCATCGGCCGGGCCTTCGAGGCCATCCGCGAGGACGAGACCGCGGCCGAACTCATGGGCGTGGACACGTTCCGGTTCAAGCTTTTGGCCTACGCCCTGGGCGCGGTCTTCGGCGGCCTGGCCGGGGCCTTTTTCGCCGCCCGGATGCGCTTTGTCAGCCCCGAGAGCTTCACCTTCATCGAGTCGGCCATGGTGTTGGCCATGGTGGTGCTCGGCGGCATGGGCTCCATTCCCGGGGTCATCCTCGGCGCCCTGGCCCTGGTGGCCCTGCCCGAGGCGTTTCGCGAATTCGAACTCTACCGGATGCTGGCCTTTGGCGGCGCCATGGCCGTCATGATGCTGGTGCGCCCGGCCGGACTCTGGCCGGCGGCGCGCATGGGCAAACGTTCCGACGATACGGAGTAG
- a CDS encoding branched-chain amino acid ABC transporter permease yields the protein MDYFFQQLINGLTLGGVYALVALGYTMVYGIIQLINFAHGEIFAAGGYLGVILLSYMASQGLMDSHPWFGLAFALILAMGYCAMLAMAVEKVAYKPLRQSSRLSVLLSALGMSIFLQNGLMLTQGVYDKAYPTEFTHGGFEWLGVRVSFMQIGILLVTTLLLVLLNTLVFRTRIGKAMRATAQDKVMSALVGIHSDKVISTTFAIGAALAAAAGIMVGLYYGSVRYDMGFVPGIKAFAAAVLGGIGNITGAMIGGLIIGMVEILAAAYIPAGGEYKDVFAFVILIGVLYFMPTGIMGENVDDTRV from the coding sequence ATGGACTATTTTTTCCAGCAGCTCATAAACGGACTGACCCTTGGCGGGGTCTACGCCCTGGTGGCCCTGGGCTACACCATGGTCTACGGCATCATCCAGCTCATCAATTTCGCCCACGGCGAGATCTTCGCCGCCGGCGGCTACCTCGGCGTCATCCTTTTAAGCTACATGGCCTCCCAGGGCCTCATGGACAGCCACCCCTGGTTCGGGCTGGCCTTTGCCCTGATCCTGGCCATGGGCTACTGCGCCATGCTGGCCATGGCCGTGGAAAAGGTCGCCTACAAGCCCCTGCGCCAATCCTCGCGCCTGTCCGTGCTGCTTTCGGCCCTGGGCATGTCGATCTTCCTGCAAAACGGCCTCATGCTCACCCAGGGCGTCTACGACAAGGCCTACCCCACGGAGTTCACCCACGGCGGCTTCGAGTGGTTGGGCGTGCGGGTGAGCTTCATGCAGATCGGCATCCTGCTCGTCACGACCCTGCTTCTGGTGCTGCTCAACACGCTGGTTTTTAGGACCCGCATCGGCAAGGCCATGCGGGCCACGGCCCAGGACAAGGTCATGTCCGCCCTGGTCGGCATCCACTCCGACAAGGTCATCAGCACCACCTTCGCCATCGGCGCGGCGCTCGCCGCCGCCGCCGGCATCATGGTCGGCCTCTACTACGGCTCGGTGCGCTACGACATGGGCTTCGTCCCCGGCATCAAGGCCTTCGCCGCCGCCGTGCTCGGCGGCATCGGCAACATCACCGGAGCCATGATCGGCGGGCTCATCATCGGCATGGTGGAGATCCTGGCCGCCGCCTACATCCCGGCCGGCGGCGAGTACAAGGATGTCTTCGCCTTCGTCATCCTCATCGGGGTGCTCTATTTCATGCCCACTGGCATCATGGGAGAGAATGTCGATGACACGCGGGTCTAG